Proteins encoded within one genomic window of Brassica rapa cultivar Chiifu-401-42 chromosome A09, CAAS_Brap_v3.01, whole genome shotgun sequence:
- the LOC103838703 gene encoding LOW QUALITY PROTEIN: GDSL esterase/lipase At1g59030-like (The sequence of the model RefSeq protein was modified relative to this genomic sequence to represent the inferred CDS: inserted 1 base in 1 codon) → MKLQLLWLALVFIAVETNAAKQGKNATIPALIVFGDSIMDTGNNNRLPTLLKCNFPPYGKDFPGGLATGRFSDGRVPSDLIAEKLGIAKSLPAFMNPNLKPQDLLKGVTFASGGTGYDPLTAKIMSVISVWDQLTYFKRYISTIKQHFGEXKAQDILDHSFFVVCSSSNDLAHTFMAQSHKYDRTSYPNFLADSAVKFVRELHKLGAKKIGVFSAVPVGCVPLQRTVFGGMFTRGCVKPLNDMAKQFNARLSPALESLDKELDGVILYIDVYDTLYDMIQHPSKYGFEVADRGCCGRGSLAISYMCNSLNPFTCSNSSAYIFWDSYHPTERAYQVIVDNLLDKYLSKIY, encoded by the exons ATGAAGCTTCAGTTGTTATGGCTTGCTTTGGTATTCATTGCCGTTGAAACTAATGCAGCGAAGCAAGGAAAGAATGCAACAATCCCTGCACTAATAGTTTTTGGAGATTCAATTATGGATACTGGTAATAACAATAGACTCCCAACTCTTTTGAAGTGCAATTTTCCTCCCTATGGCAAGGATTTTCCCGGCGGTTTGGCCACAGGAAGATTTTCTGATGGAAGAGTTCCCTCTGATCTCATTG CTGAAAAGTTGGGAATAGCCAAGTCACTACCAGCATTTATGAACCCGAATTTGAAGCCCCAAGATCTTCTCAAGGGTGTAACATTTGCATCTGGAGGAACTGGTTACGATCCATTAACGGCTAAGATTATG TCCGTGATATCAGTCTGGGATCAACTAACATATTTCAAGCGATACATATCAACGATCAAACAacattttggag aaaaagCTCAAGATATCTTGGACCATAGTTTTTTTGTTGTGTGTTCCAGTAGCAACGACCTTGCTCACACTTTCATGGCTCAATCTCATAAATATGACCGCACCTCATATCCCAATTTCTTGGCTGACTCAGCAGTCAAATTCGTAAGA GAATTACATAAGCTTGGAGCTAAGAAAATCGGAGTGTTTAGCGCAGTGCCGGTTGGATGTGTACCACTTCAAAGAACAGTGTTTGGAGGAATGTTTACAAGAGGATGTGTTAAACCGTTAAACGACATGGCAAAACAATTCAACGCAAGGCTTTCACCAGCTCTAGAATCTTTAGATAAAGAGCTGGACGGTGTAATCCTCTACATTGATGTTTATGATACTCTTTACGACATGATCCAACATCCTTCAAAATACG GTTTTGAGGTAGCTGATAGAGGATGTTGCGGTAGGGGCTCTCTCGCGATATCCTACATGTGCAACTCATTGAATCCATTCACATGTTCTAATTCCTCGGCCTATATATTTTGGGATAGCTACCACCCAACGGAGAGAGCATATCAAGTTATTGTTGACAACTTGCTTGACAAATATTTAAGCAAAATCTATTGA
- the LOC103838704 gene encoding GDSL esterase/lipase At3g43550, giving the protein MKLQLLWLALVFIAVETNAAKQGKNATIPALIVFGDSIMDTGNNNRLPTLLKCNFPPYGKDFPGGLATGRFSDGRVPSDLIAEKLGIAKSLPAFMNPNLKPQDLLKGVTFASGGTGYDPLTAKIMSVISVWDQLTYFKRYISTIKKHFGEKKAQDILDHSFFVVCSSSNDLAHTFMAQSHKYDRTSYPNFLADSAVKFVRELHKLGAKKIGVFSAVPVGCVPLQRTVFGGMFTRGCVKPLNDMAKQFNARLSPALESLDKELDGVILYINVYDTLFNMIQHPSKYGKLIL; this is encoded by the exons ATGAAGCTTCAGTTGTTATGGCTTGCTTTGGTATTCATTGCCGTTGAAACTAATGCAGCGAAGCAAGGAAAGAATGCGACAATCCCTGCACTAATAGTTTTTGGAGATTCAATTATGGATACTGGTAATAACAATAGACTCCCAACTCTTTTGAAGTGCAATTTTCCTCCCTATGGCAAGGATTTTCCGGGCGGCTTGGCCACGGGAAGATTTTCTGATGGAAGAGTTCCCTCTGATCTCATTG CGGAAAAGTTGGGAATAGCCAAGTCACTACCAGCATTTATGAACCCGAATTTGAAGCCCCAAGATCTTCTCAAGGGTGTAACATTTGCATCTGGAGGAACTGGTTACGATCCATTAACGGCTAAGATTATG tcCGTGATATCAGTCTGGGATCAATTAACATATTTCAAGCGATACATATCAACGATCAAAAAACATTTTGGAGAGAAAAAAGCTCAAGATATCTTGGACCATAGTTTTTTTGTTGTGTGTTCCAGTAGCAACGACCTTGCTCACACTTTCATGGCTCAATCTCATAAATATGACCGCACCTCATATCCCAATTTCTTGGCTGACTCAGCAGTCAAATTCGTAAGA GAATTACATAAGCTTGGAGCTAAGAAAATCGGAGTGTTTAGCGCAGTGCCGGTTGGATGTGTACCACTTCAAAGAACAGTGTTTGGAGGAATGTTTACAAGAGGATGTGTTAAACCCTTAAACGACATGGCAAAACAATTCAACGCAAGGCTTTCACCAGCACTAGAATCTTTAGATAAAGAGTTGGACGGTGTTATCCTCTACATTAATGTTTATGATACTCTTTTCAACATGATCCAACATCCTTCAAAATACGGTAAGCTCATCTTATAA
- the LOC103838706 gene encoding uncharacterized protein LOC103838706 translates to MPPSISLLLIKRISLLNINPKSRRLFHPFLAKALSTSAQSNPNNSSSPEENHKPSSSLSSRLSFVFDQIDAIEKRHSEQDETLERIRAWRQSKQQPPPPPPPPPALRRDPDPEKSESESVGDNERPEEDLTQSVLSKENGVVELVHPWPEWMELMEVLVKQNYFDLRRQRDDDDEDEMMVHSLGIDVSPSSSSNVGAALLQDFRAVQNACVNFGKDRFDILRSLSRNDIQILVGHGCPATDRKVVFSGKLLRKRVHLDEGDVCSSCSLRNSCEKAFLLTNKEDEARTLDLMKILFTYGFDPLNDTVVTNKSLLKKKSVKTVVRKLLHEVVKLSKVPIDPNLTPPVIKKAPPKVKQPPPPPKRRVGRDDVEMKKGDWLCPKCDFMNFAKNTICLQCDAKRPKRQLLPGEWECPECNFLNYRRNMACFHCDCKRPPDAFLENKTQETHRFTESQSEKVVKRDDVSNAWNFDFDDDESDGAEVAAFEYADSSRKNQNLPMDGLRDPEEEEFGNLPPGARESSEIGGRSRRPGVGFDDFDDEDDVDSYEIDETGNREAPARTSFASEEFSEDEQFPESKAGYNAHRGGSNRNGNSRGGFSRDNELGFSSDDEASVTPRWKSSHVASTNRGPPSRKLTFGSDDEFGLDSDMEDDGPRSGLRGGGGQRSNGARGGFKGKRRSYSASESDDDDMDDKEYRGSSFSGNRSRGGNRGRMRGGRGGFNDYNASSGFSDNRSRGRGGRTGGGRRGGFDSDGEDYRGSGRSRGNREDRGGFGERMGSRSGGFDDGFDRKSSRGGRGAGSFRGSNRGGGGRGNRHGNSDGKDTDSADFRNSRRVIER, encoded by the exons ATGCCTCCTTCAATCTCTCTCCTCCTCATCAAACGCATCTCTCTCCTCAACATAAACCCTAAAAGCCGCCGCCTTTTCCACCCATTCCTCGCAAAAGCACTCTCCACCTCCGCACAGAGCAACCCTAATAACTCTTCCTCCCCTGAAGAAAACCACAAACCTTCCTCCTCCCTCTCTTCCCGCCTCAGCTTCGTCTTCGATCAGATCGACGCAATCGAGAAACGCCACTCCGAGCAAGACGAGACCCTCGAGCGTATCCGCGCTTGGCGCCAGTCCAAGCAacaacctcctcctcctcctcctcctcctcctgctcTTCGTCGAGATCCGGATCCTGAAAAATCGGAATCCGAATCCGTCGGGGATAATGAAAGACCGGAGGAGGACTTGACTCAATCAGTGTTGAGTAAGGAGAATGGTGTGGTGGAGTTGGTGCATCCGTGGCCAGAGTGGATGGAGCTTATGGAGGTATTGGTGAAGCAGAACTACTTTGATCTTAGGAGGCAAcgtgacgatgatgatgaagacgaGATGATGGTGCACAGTTTGGGAATCGATGTTTCACCATCATCTTCGTCAAATGTTGGAGCTGCTTTGCTCCAGGACTTTAGAGCTGTTCAAAACGCTTGTGTCAATTTCGGAAAAGACCGTTTCGATATTCTAAG gTCATTGTCGAGGAACGACATTCAGATACTTGTCGGCCATGGATGTCCAGCGACTGATAGAAAAGTTGTTTTCTCGGGAAAGCTACTGAGGAAGCGTGTCCATCTCGATGAAGGAGAT GTCTGCAGTTCCTGCAGCTTGAGAAACTCGTGCGAGAAGGCGTTTCTGTTAACAAACAAAGAGGACGAGGCTCGAACCCTTGACCTCATGAAGATTTTGTTCACCTATGGTTTCGACCCGTTGAATGATACGGTAGTAACCAACAAAAGCCTCCTGAAGAAAAAATCTGTTAAGACTGTGGTGCGTAAGCTGCTGCATGAGGTTGTCAAGTTAAGCAAAGTACCAATCGATCCTAACCTTACTCCACCAGTTATCAAGAAAGCTCCACCTAAAGTCAAGCAGCCACCTCCACCTCCTAAAAGACGTGTTGGCCGTGATGACGTTGAGATGAAGAAAGGTGATTGGCTCTGCCCAAA GTGCGATTTCATGAACTTCGCAAAGAACACCATTTGCTTACAGTGTGATGCAAAGAGGCCAAAGAGACAGCTCCTTCCAGGAGAATGGGAATGCCCTGA ATGCAACTTCCTAAACTATAGGAGAAACATGGCATGTTTTCATTGTGATTGCAAGCGTCCACCAGATGCTTTCTTAGAGAACAAAACACAAGAAACACATCGGTTCACTGAATCACAATCAGAGAAGGTTGTGAAGAGGGATGATGTTTCCAATGCCTGGAACTTTGATTTTGATGACGATGAATCTGACGGTGCGGAAGTTGCTGCGTTTGAATATGCGGATTCCAGTAGAAAGAATCAAAACCTTCCAATGGATGGTTTGAGAGAtcctgaagaagaagaatttgGTAATCTTCCTCCGGGAGCACGAGAGAGTTCTGAGATTGGTGGAAGGAGCAGACGACCTGGTGTTGGGTTTGATGATTTTGACGATGAAGATGACGTTGATAGCTATGAGATAGACGAAACTGGAAACAGAGAGGCCCCAGCTCGAACTTCTTTTGCTTCTGAAGAGTTCTCAGAGGATGAACAGTTTCCAGAGTCAAAGGCTGGTTACAATGCACACAGAGGAGGAAGCAACAGGAATGGAAACAGTAGGGGAGGTTTCTCTAGGGACAATGAGCTCGGTTTCAGTTCAGATGATGAAGCTTCCGTCACTCCCAGGTGGAAATCAAGCCACGTTGCTTCAACAAACAGAGGTCCGCCTTCTAGAAAACTGACTTTTGGGTCGGACGATGAGTTTGGGCTCGACTCTGATATGGAGGACGATGGTCCCAGGTCTGGTTTAAGGGGTGGTggtggccaaagaagtaacggTGCAAGAGGAGGGTTTAAGGGAAAAAGAAGATCCTATTCAGCTTCAGAatctgatgatgatgacatgGATGATAAAGAGTACAGAGGGTCAAGTTTCTCTGGTAATAGATCAAGAGGAGGGAACAGAGGAAGAATGAGAGGTGGACGGGGTGGTTTCAATGATTATAATGCCTCAAGTGGCTTCTCGGATAATAGATCAAGAGGGAGGGGAGGAAGAACTGGAGGAGGCAGAAGGGGTGGTTTTGATAGTGACGGCGAAGATTACAGAGGGTCAGGTAGATCAAGAGGGAACAGAGAAGATAGAGGCGGGTTTGGGGAAAGAATGGGAAGCAGAAGTGGCGGTTTTGATGATGGGTTTGATAGAAAGAGCAGTAGAGGAGGACGCGGTGCAGGGAGTTTCAGGGGATCTaacagaggaggaggaggaagaggaaacCGCCATGGGAATAGTGATGGTAAAGACACAGACTCTGCTGATTTCAGAAACAGTCGAAGAGTTATCGAAAGATAA
- the LOC103838707 gene encoding cyclase-like protein 3 isoform X2 has protein sequence MIPFLTIASTLFLSSVIAADEAFPSIPTTFHVAMTSSDDLKPIRREVYGERKIFDITHRYTQDMPVWESTEGVKPFLRLTTSMKNQSLSNTSEMKLSVHTGTHLDAPGHFHDKYYDAGFDSDSLDLQVLNGPALLVDVPRDKNITAEVMKSLHIPKGVRRVLFRTLNTDRRLMFEKEFDSSFAGFMMDGAKWLVENTDIKLIARETHKFILGERDIIHVEALKLDGVEVGVYSLHCLPLRLPGAEGAPTRCILIK, from the exons ATGATTCCTTTCCTCACCATCGCCAGTACACTCTTCCTCTCCTCTGTCATCGCCGCTGATGAAGCTTTTCCGTCGATTCCCACTACCTTCCACGTAGCCATGACCTCCTCTGACGATCTGAAACCGATCCGTCGGGAGGTTTATGGCGAAAGGAAGATATTCGACATAACCCACCGGTACACGCAGGATATGCCGGTCTGGGAATCGACAGAAGGAGTTAAACCGTTCCTGCGTCTAACCACCAGTATGAAGAACCAATCCCTCTCTAATACCTCGGAGATGAAACTATCTGTTCACACCGGTACACACCTTGATGCACCAGGCCACTTTCATGACAAGTACTACGACGCTGGTTTCGATTCCGATTCGCTTGACCTCCAAGTCCTAAACG GCCCTGCCCTGTTGGTTGATGTTCCAAGGGATAAGAATATCACTG CTGAGGTTATGAAATCACTTCATATTCCTAAAGGAGTTCGTCGTGTGCTCTTCAGAACATTGAACACTGATAG GAGGCTTATGTTTGAGAAAGAGTTCGATTCGAGCTTTGCTGGATTCATGATGGATGGGGCGAAATGGTTGGTTGAGAATACAGATATCAAACTTATTG CGCGTGAAACGCACAAGTTTATACTAGGAGAACGG GATATAATCCATGTGGAAGCGCTGAAGCTGGATGGTGTGGAGGTAGGAGTGTACTCGCTTCACTGCTTACCGTTGAGATTGCCTGGAGCGGAAGGTGCACCAACGAGATGTATTCTCATCAAGTGA
- the LOC103838707 gene encoding cyclase-like protein 3 isoform X1 — MIPFLTIASTLFLSSVIAADEAFPSIPTTFHVAMTSSDDLKPIRREVYGERKIFDITHRYTQDMPVWESTEGVKPFLRLTTSMKNQSLSNTSEMKLSVHTGTHLDAPGHFHDKYYDAGFDSDSLDLQVLNGPALLVDVPRDKNITAEVMKSLHIPKGVRRVLFRTLNTDRRLMFEKEFDSSFAGFMMDGAKWLVENTDIKLIGLDYLSFAAYEEARETHKFILGERDIIHVEALKLDGVEVGVYSLHCLPLRLPGAEGAPTRCILIK; from the exons ATGATTCCTTTCCTCACCATCGCCAGTACACTCTTCCTCTCCTCTGTCATCGCCGCTGATGAAGCTTTTCCGTCGATTCCCACTACCTTCCACGTAGCCATGACCTCCTCTGACGATCTGAAACCGATCCGTCGGGAGGTTTATGGCGAAAGGAAGATATTCGACATAACCCACCGGTACACGCAGGATATGCCGGTCTGGGAATCGACAGAAGGAGTTAAACCGTTCCTGCGTCTAACCACCAGTATGAAGAACCAATCCCTCTCTAATACCTCGGAGATGAAACTATCTGTTCACACCGGTACACACCTTGATGCACCAGGCCACTTTCATGACAAGTACTACGACGCTGGTTTCGATTCCGATTCGCTTGACCTCCAAGTCCTAAACG GCCCTGCCCTGTTGGTTGATGTTCCAAGGGATAAGAATATCACTG CTGAGGTTATGAAATCACTTCATATTCCTAAAGGAGTTCGTCGTGTGCTCTTCAGAACATTGAACACTGATAG GAGGCTTATGTTTGAGAAAGAGTTCGATTCGAGCTTTGCTGGATTCATGATGGATGGGGCGAAATGGTTGGTTGAGAATACAGATATCAAACTTATTG GGCTTGATTATCTTTCTTTTGCTGCTTATGAGGAAGCGCGTGAAACGCACAAGTTTATACTAGGAGAACGG GATATAATCCATGTGGAAGCGCTGAAGCTGGATGGTGTGGAGGTAGGAGTGTACTCGCTTCACTGCTTACCGTTGAGATTGCCTGGAGCGGAAGGTGCACCAACGAGATGTATTCTCATCAAGTGA
- the LOC103838707 gene encoding cyclase-like protein 3 isoform X3, translating to MIPFLTIASTLFLSSVIAADEAFPSIPTTFHVAMTSSDDLKPIRREVYGERKIFDITHRYTQDMPVWESTEGVKPFLRLTTSMKNQSLSNTSEMKLSVHTGTHLDAPGHFHDKYYDAGFDSDSLDLQVLNGPALLVDVPRDKNITAEVMKSLHIPKGVRRVLFRTLNTDRRLMFEKEFDSSFAGFMMDGAKWLVENTDIKLIGLDYLSFAAYEEARETHKFILGERACQK from the exons ATGATTCCTTTCCTCACCATCGCCAGTACACTCTTCCTCTCCTCTGTCATCGCCGCTGATGAAGCTTTTCCGTCGATTCCCACTACCTTCCACGTAGCCATGACCTCCTCTGACGATCTGAAACCGATCCGTCGGGAGGTTTATGGCGAAAGGAAGATATTCGACATAACCCACCGGTACACGCAGGATATGCCGGTCTGGGAATCGACAGAAGGAGTTAAACCGTTCCTGCGTCTAACCACCAGTATGAAGAACCAATCCCTCTCTAATACCTCGGAGATGAAACTATCTGTTCACACCGGTACACACCTTGATGCACCAGGCCACTTTCATGACAAGTACTACGACGCTGGTTTCGATTCCGATTCGCTTGACCTCCAAGTCCTAAACG GCCCTGCCCTGTTGGTTGATGTTCCAAGGGATAAGAATATCACTG CTGAGGTTATGAAATCACTTCATATTCCTAAAGGAGTTCGTCGTGTGCTCTTCAGAACATTGAACACTGATAG GAGGCTTATGTTTGAGAAAGAGTTCGATTCGAGCTTTGCTGGATTCATGATGGATGGGGCGAAATGGTTGGTTGAGAATACAGATATCAAACTTATTG GGCTTGATTATCTTTCTTTTGCTGCTTATGAGGAAGCGCGTGAAACGCACAAGTTTATACTAGGAGAACGG GCGTGTCAAAAGTGA
- the LOC103838707 gene encoding cyclase-like protein 3 isoform X6, with translation MIPFLTIASTLFLSSVIAADEAFPSIPTTFHVAMTSSDDLKPIRREVYGERKIFDITHRYTQDMPVWESTEGVKPFLRLTTSMKNQSLSNTSEMKLSVHTGTHLDAPGHFHDKYYDAGFDSDSLDLQVLNGPALLVDVPRDKNITAEVMKSLHIPKGVRRVLFRTLNTDRRLMFEKEFDSSFAGFMMDGAKWLVENTDIKLIARETHKFILGERACQK, from the exons ATGATTCCTTTCCTCACCATCGCCAGTACACTCTTCCTCTCCTCTGTCATCGCCGCTGATGAAGCTTTTCCGTCGATTCCCACTACCTTCCACGTAGCCATGACCTCCTCTGACGATCTGAAACCGATCCGTCGGGAGGTTTATGGCGAAAGGAAGATATTCGACATAACCCACCGGTACACGCAGGATATGCCGGTCTGGGAATCGACAGAAGGAGTTAAACCGTTCCTGCGTCTAACCACCAGTATGAAGAACCAATCCCTCTCTAATACCTCGGAGATGAAACTATCTGTTCACACCGGTACACACCTTGATGCACCAGGCCACTTTCATGACAAGTACTACGACGCTGGTTTCGATTCCGATTCGCTTGACCTCCAAGTCCTAAACG GCCCTGCCCTGTTGGTTGATGTTCCAAGGGATAAGAATATCACTG CTGAGGTTATGAAATCACTTCATATTCCTAAAGGAGTTCGTCGTGTGCTCTTCAGAACATTGAACACTGATAG GAGGCTTATGTTTGAGAAAGAGTTCGATTCGAGCTTTGCTGGATTCATGATGGATGGGGCGAAATGGTTGGTTGAGAATACAGATATCAAACTTATTG CGCGTGAAACGCACAAGTTTATACTAGGAGAACGG GCGTGTCAAAAGTGA
- the LOC103838707 gene encoding cyclase-like protein 3 isoform X5: MIPFLTIASTLFLSSVIAADEAFPSIPTTFHVAMTSSDDLKPIRREVYGERKIFDITHRYTQDMPVWESTEGVKPFLRLTTSMKNQSLSNTSEMKLSVHTGTHLDAPGHFHDKYYDAGFDSDSLDLQVLNGPALLVDVPRDKNITAEVMKSLHIPKGVRRVLFRTLNTDRRLMFEKEFDSSFAGFMMDGAKWLVENTDIKLIARETHKFILGERTRKL, from the exons ATGATTCCTTTCCTCACCATCGCCAGTACACTCTTCCTCTCCTCTGTCATCGCCGCTGATGAAGCTTTTCCGTCGATTCCCACTACCTTCCACGTAGCCATGACCTCCTCTGACGATCTGAAACCGATCCGTCGGGAGGTTTATGGCGAAAGGAAGATATTCGACATAACCCACCGGTACACGCAGGATATGCCGGTCTGGGAATCGACAGAAGGAGTTAAACCGTTCCTGCGTCTAACCACCAGTATGAAGAACCAATCCCTCTCTAATACCTCGGAGATGAAACTATCTGTTCACACCGGTACACACCTTGATGCACCAGGCCACTTTCATGACAAGTACTACGACGCTGGTTTCGATTCCGATTCGCTTGACCTCCAAGTCCTAAACG GCCCTGCCCTGTTGGTTGATGTTCCAAGGGATAAGAATATCACTG CTGAGGTTATGAAATCACTTCATATTCCTAAAGGAGTTCGTCGTGTGCTCTTCAGAACATTGAACACTGATAG GAGGCTTATGTTTGAGAAAGAGTTCGATTCGAGCTTTGCTGGATTCATGATGGATGGGGCGAAATGGTTGGTTGAGAATACAGATATCAAACTTATTG CGCGTGAAACGCACAAGTTTATACTAGGAGAACGG ACAAGAAAGTTGTAG
- the LOC103838707 gene encoding cyclase-like protein 3 isoform X4, producing the protein MIPFLTIASTLFLSSVIAADEAFPSIPTTFHVAMTSSDDLKPIRREVYGERKIFDITHRYTQDMPVWESTEGVKPFLRLTTSMKNQSLSNTSEMKLSVHTGTHLDAPGHFHDKYYDAGFDSDSLDLQVLNGPALLVDVPRDKNITAEVMKSLHIPKGVRRVLFRTLNTDRRLMFEKEFDSSFAGFMMDGAKWLVENTDIKLIGLDYLSFAAYEEARETHKFILGERTRKL; encoded by the exons ATGATTCCTTTCCTCACCATCGCCAGTACACTCTTCCTCTCCTCTGTCATCGCCGCTGATGAAGCTTTTCCGTCGATTCCCACTACCTTCCACGTAGCCATGACCTCCTCTGACGATCTGAAACCGATCCGTCGGGAGGTTTATGGCGAAAGGAAGATATTCGACATAACCCACCGGTACACGCAGGATATGCCGGTCTGGGAATCGACAGAAGGAGTTAAACCGTTCCTGCGTCTAACCACCAGTATGAAGAACCAATCCCTCTCTAATACCTCGGAGATGAAACTATCTGTTCACACCGGTACACACCTTGATGCACCAGGCCACTTTCATGACAAGTACTACGACGCTGGTTTCGATTCCGATTCGCTTGACCTCCAAGTCCTAAACG GCCCTGCCCTGTTGGTTGATGTTCCAAGGGATAAGAATATCACTG CTGAGGTTATGAAATCACTTCATATTCCTAAAGGAGTTCGTCGTGTGCTCTTCAGAACATTGAACACTGATAG GAGGCTTATGTTTGAGAAAGAGTTCGATTCGAGCTTTGCTGGATTCATGATGGATGGGGCGAAATGGTTGGTTGAGAATACAGATATCAAACTTATTG GGCTTGATTATCTTTCTTTTGCTGCTTATGAGGAAGCGCGTGAAACGCACAAGTTTATACTAGGAGAACGG ACAAGAAAGTTGTAG
- the LOC103838708 gene encoding putative UDP-glucuronate:xylan alpha-glucuronosyltransferase 4, protein MKMRSKVYRYKNVTERDLKMGAKTQNSRGKIFMVYLILISLSLVGLIVSFKPFSISNQIITSPSSSDIRIDLPAPVVSKNPRWLRLVRDYLPAKKLRIGFLNIEEQERESFEANGPSIMENVHVSLDPLPVSLTWNSLFPEWIDEENSQCPEIPLPKPEGSSADVDVIVAKVPCDGWSENKGLRDVFRLQVNLAAANLAVKSGLTKVDSTVYVVFVGSCGPMHEIFKCDERVRRVDDYWVYKPNLPRLKQKLLMPVGSCHVASPFAQLGQEAWRPKNKDNLTSVAIRKHRVAYVTVLHSSEAYVCGAIALAQSIRQSGSNKDMILLHDRSITNRSLIGLSSAGWNLRLIDRIRSPFAEKDSYNEWNYSKLRVWQVTDYDKLLFIDADFIVVKKLDHLFYYPQFSAAGNDKVLFNSGIMIVEPSACLFKDLMEKSSKIESYNGGDQGFLNEIFVWWHRLSKRVNTMKYFDENFKGTRDLPDDLEGVHYLGLKPWVCYRDYDCNWDMSLRRVFASDSVHEKWWKVYDKMSEQLKGYCGLNKKMKYRIEKWRKIAENDSLPDRHWEIEVKDPRKNNLVQ, encoded by the exons ATGAAGATGCGTTCAAAGGTTTATAGGTACAAAAACGTAACGGAGAGAGATTTAAAGATGGGGGCAAAAACACAAAATTCTAGAGGGAAAATCTTCATGGTCTATCTAATACTAATCTCATTATCACTTGTAGGTTTGATAGTATCCTTTAAACCCTTTTCTATTTCAAACCAAATCATCACTTCTCCATCGTCGTCCGATATACGGATTGATCTTCCTGCCCCGGTAGTCAGCAAAAACCCAAGATGGCTCCGACTTGTCCGTGACTATCTACCGGCAAAGAAACTCCGAATAGGCTTCCTTAACATCGAAGAGCAAGAGCGTGAGAGCTTTGAGGCTAATGGTCCGTCGATTATGGAGAACGTCCACGTGTCGCTTGATCCTCTACCGGTGAGTCTTACTTGGAATAGTCTCTTCCCGGAGTGGATCGACGAGGAAAATTCTCAATGCCCGGAGATCCCTCTCCCTAAGCCCGAAGGTTCCAGTGCTGACGTGGATGTCATCGTTGCAAAGGTTCCGTGCGATGGTTGGTCGGAGAATAAAGGACTAAGGGATGTTTTCAGGCTTCAGGTTAATCTGGCTGCGGCGAATCTAGCCGTCAAGAGTGGGTTGACGAAGGTTGATTCGACGGTGTACGTTGTGTTCGTCGGGTCATGTGGGCCCATGCATGAGATCTTCAAGTGCGATGAGCGCGTGAGGCGCGTGGATGACTATTGGGTGTATAAGCCTAATCTCCCAAGGTTGAAGCAGAAGCTTCTCATGCCTGTTGGTTCATGTCACGTTGCTTCTCCATTTGCTCAACTTg GCCAAGAAGCATGGAGaccaaaaaataaagataatcTTACATCTGTTGCAATCCGTAAGCATCGAGTGGCCTACGTGACGGTACTACACTCGTCCGAGGCCTATGTCTGTGGGGCAATAGCCTTAGCACAAAGCATAAGACAATCAGGATCGAATAAGGACATGATTCTCCTCCACGATCGGTCCATAACAAACAGGTCCCTTATCGGTCTCAGCTCCGCGGGTTGGAATCTGCGGCTGATTGACAGAATCCGCAGCCCTTTCGCGGAGAAGGACTCTTACAATGAATGGAACTACAGCAAATTGCGTGTGTGGCAAGTAACTGACTACGATAAACTTTTGTTCATAGATGCAGATTTTATCGTCGTCAAGAAGCTTGATCATCTCTTCTACTATCCCCAATTCTCAGCTGCAGGCAACGACAAAGTGTTATTCAACTCCGGAATCATG ATTGTCGAGCCATCAGCATGTCTTTTTAAAGATCTAATGGAGAAATCCTCCAAGATAGAGTCATACAATGGAGGAGACCAAGGATTCCTCAATGAGATTTTTGTATGGTGGCACAGGTTATCGAAACGCGTGAACACAATGAAGTACTTTGACGAAAATTTTAAAGGAACACGCGATCTTCCAGATGATCTAGAGGGTGTGCACTACTTGGGGCTGAAGCCATGGGTATGTTATAGAGACTATGATTGCAATTGGGACATGAGTTTAAGGCGCGTGTTTGCCAGCGATTCAGTGCATGAAAAATGGTGGAAAGTTTATGACAAAATGTCAGAGCAGTTGAAAGGATATTGTGGTTTGAATAAGAAAATGAAGTATAGGATTGAGAAGTGGAGGAAAATCGCTGAGAACGATAGTCTGCCTGATAGGCATTGGGAGATAGAAGTGAAAGATCCTAGGAAGAATAACCTTGTCCAGTGA